In Myxococcales bacterium, a single window of DNA contains:
- a CDS encoding TolC family protein — MRPLLGSTVALALLLGAGVARADVPQAPPVEAARATPSAAAAQDAGVPAMTLAEAIAYAKAHAPEVRAAEARLKAQVAQSESVGAEWYPSVGATAQVFGATGNNWTGTFVGQRSFDLPRVGATRSNTLDMAPYASTIVAAGLNQPVYEFGRIAAKRAAMDSLVQAEQHRGRQDTLDLLFNVEEAFVAVLTAKALARSADGAVTRARAIRDQAAAKVKAGLVAHGAVARTEADLARAEAQAVRAEGGVRVAQSTLAAAIGSDRVAVDAREAPATRAELPALGLAVERAKARSPRVLRVLAELEAEERRTKAIAAESRPTVYATASISVRGGGAPNSANTELTGRGILPYVPNYDVGLVLSWPIFDGVTSGREEAQRAREDLKRTELVVTERLEMAALRRAYLEVETARGALASLDRAITSARESYAQAEAGFAAGMTSNVDVASASLLVIDAESNQAVAAFQLARARAQLGRLLAEEPKK; from the coding sequence ATGAGACCGCTCCTCGGATCCACCGTCGCGCTCGCCCTGCTCCTGGGCGCGGGCGTAGCGCGCGCGGACGTACCCCAGGCCCCGCCCGTGGAGGCCGCGCGCGCGACGCCCTCGGCGGCCGCCGCGCAGGACGCCGGCGTGCCCGCGATGACCCTCGCCGAGGCGATCGCGTACGCGAAGGCGCACGCCCCCGAGGTGCGCGCGGCGGAGGCGCGGCTCAAGGCCCAGGTCGCGCAGTCCGAGAGCGTGGGCGCCGAGTGGTACCCCAGCGTGGGCGCCACGGCGCAGGTCTTCGGCGCCACGGGGAACAACTGGACCGGCACGTTCGTGGGTCAGCGCAGCTTCGACCTGCCCCGCGTGGGCGCCACTCGCTCCAACACGCTCGACATGGCGCCCTACGCGTCCACGATCGTCGCGGCGGGCCTGAACCAGCCGGTGTACGAGTTCGGGCGCATCGCGGCCAAGCGAGCCGCGATGGACTCGCTCGTCCAGGCCGAGCAGCACCGGGGGCGCCAGGACACCCTCGACCTCCTCTTCAACGTGGAGGAGGCCTTCGTCGCCGTCCTCACCGCGAAGGCCCTCGCGCGCTCCGCCGACGGGGCGGTGACGCGGGCCCGGGCCATCCGTGACCAGGCCGCCGCCAAGGTGAAGGCGGGGCTCGTCGCGCACGGCGCCGTCGCGCGCACCGAGGCCGATCTCGCGCGCGCGGAGGCGCAGGCCGTCCGCGCCGAGGGGGGCGTCCGCGTGGCGCAGAGCACGCTCGCGGCCGCGATCGGCTCCGACCGCGTCGCGGTCGACGCGCGCGAGGCCCCGGCGACACGCGCGGAGCTCCCCGCCCTCGGCCTGGCCGTGGAGCGCGCGAAGGCGCGCTCGCCGCGGGTCCTGCGGGTGCTCGCCGAGCTCGAGGCCGAGGAGCGCCGCACGAAGGCGATCGCGGCGGAGAGTCGCCCCACAGTGTACGCCACGGCGTCCATCTCGGTGCGCGGCGGCGGCGCCCCCAACTCGGCCAACACCGAGCTCACGGGGCGCGGCATCCTCCCGTACGTGCCCAACTACGACGTGGGCCTCGTGCTCTCGTGGCCCATCTTCGACGGCGTGACCTCCGGCCGCGAGGAGGCGCAGCGCGCCCGCGAAGACCTGAAGCGCACCGAGCTCGTCGTGACCGAGCGCCTCGAGATGGCCGCCCTGCGCCGCGCCTACCTCGAGGTCGAGACGGCCCGCGGCGCCCTCGCCTCGCTCGACCGCGCCATCACCTCCGCCCGCGAGAGCTACGCGCAGGCCGAGGCCGGCTTCGCGGCCGGGATGACCAGCAACGTGGACGTCGCGAGCGCCTCGCTGCTCGTCATCGACGCCGAGTCGAACCAGGCCGTCGCCGCCTTTCAGCTCGCCCGGGCCCGCGCCCAGCTCGGGCGCCTGCTCGCCGAGGAACCCAAGAAGTGA